In Chrysemys picta bellii isolate R12L10 chromosome 3, ASM1138683v2, whole genome shotgun sequence, a single genomic region encodes these proteins:
- the GPATCH11 gene encoding G patch domain-containing protein 11: MEEEEDDYMSDSFINVQQDIRPGLPMVRHVKEAIQKEEKQREANQKNRQKSLKEEERERRDTVLKSALGNENKGFALLQKMGYKSGQALGKSGGGIVEPIPLNIKTGRGGLGHEESQKRKAEERLENYRRKIHMKKQADEDAADQFRMRFKSKQEERKIEGDLRKSQRACQQLDTQKDIKVPKEIWYWTEPEQEEKDQEEEEKDEYKDSDLSVLEKLQILTAYLREEHLYCIWCGTAYEEAADLSSNCPGDSSADHD; encoded by the exons atggaagaagaagaagatgacTATATGTCTGATTCTTTTATTAATGTGCA ACAGGATATCAGGCCAGGATTGCCAATGGTGAGGCATGTGAAAGAAGCTATTCAAAAAGAAGAAAAGCAGAGGGAAGCTAACCAGAAAAATAGACAAAAGAGCCtaaaagaagaggaaagagagagacgTGACACTGTGTTGAAAAGTGCTTTAGGAAATGAAAACAAAGGCTTTGCTTTGCTCCAAAAGATGGGGTACAAAAGTGGGCAGGCCCTTGGCAAGAGTG GAGGCGGCATTGTTGAGCCTATTCCTCTGAACATTAAAACAG GCAGAGGTGGCCTTGGTCATGAAGAATCACAAAAGCGGAAAGCAGAAGAAAGGCTAGAAAACTACAGAAGAAAGATTCATATGAAAAAACAAGCAGATGAAGATGCTGCAGATCAGTTTAG AATGAGATTCAAAAGCAAACAAGAAGAACGTAAGATAGAAGGGGACCTTAGAAAAAGCCAGAGGGCCTGTCAGCAATTAGACACACAAAAG gataTTAAAGTTCCCAAGGAGATTTGGTACTGGACAGAACCTGAGCAAGAAGAAAAGGatcaagaggaggaagaaaaggatGAATACAAAGATTCAGACTTAAGT gTATTAGAGAAATTACAAATCCTGACTGCCTATTTAAGAGAAGAGCATCTTTATTGTATCTGGTGTGGAACAGCATATGAGG AGGCTGCAGATTTATCTTCAAACTGCCCTGGAGATAGTTCAGCAGATCACGACTAA